Genomic DNA from Niabella ginsenosidivorans:
CAAAATCCTATTGACCAGGGAGCAGATATTGTAATGCATTCTGCCACCAAATACCTCGGTGGTCACAGCGATGTGGTGATGGGCGCCCTGATGTTTAATGGCGATGCATTGCGGGAACGCCTGTTCTTTATACAAAAAAGCAGTGGCGCTGTGCCGGGGCCAATGGATTGTTTTCTGGTGCTAAGAGGTATTAAAACACTACATGTAAGAATGCAGCGTCATTGTGAAAACGGGGAAAAGATAGCCCGGTTCCTGGCAGCGCATGATAAAATAAAAAAAGTATACTGGTGCGGGTTTCAGGACAACCCGGGCTATGCGGTTGCCCAAAAGCAAATGCGCGGTTTTGGTGGTATGATGAGCTTTGAGTTGAAAGATGATTCCGTAGCAGCAGCAACAAAAGTGCTGACCTCTACAAAGGTGATTGCTTTGGCGGAAAGCCTGGGCGGTGTGGAGTCATTGATCAACCACCCGGCAACGATGACACATGCCTCTATTCCCCGCGAAGAACGTATTAAATATGGGCTGAGCGACTCTCTCATCCGCTTAAGCATCGGTATTGAAGATGCTGCGGATCTGATAGCCGACCTGGAACAGGCATTGGCCTAAGGCTCTCCTTTAGAAAAATGTTTTGCATACTCCATCGCCTGTTCAATAACAGGCGACGGATATTTTTCCAGTGCTGCCAGCTTTATTGCATTGCGCGAATGCACTGCCCCTTCCCTGATCCTGTAATCAAATATCAGCCTGTTGCCCTGTATCTGTTCTGAAAAATGATACATTTTATAAATCCCTTTCAGGTAAGCTACCAGCTCAAGATCATGAGAGGATGCTATTACAAGATTTGTTTCGTTATTCAGATACCGGAGTACAGACAGGGACAAAGCCAGCCGTTCCACCGTATTGGTGCCTTTGTAAATTTCATCAATCAGGAACAGGTGGTTCAATGGCGTTTCCTGCTGCAGTATCATTTCCTGGATCA
This window encodes:
- a CDS encoding cystathionine gamma-synthase, translating into MKLNTKIIHAGVAPDPGTGAIMTPIFQTSTFVQTGPNQHKGYDYSRAGNPTRTALEKSLAALENAQHGLAFSSGVAATETVIKLLKPGDEVIAANDMYGGTYRLFSKIWEDYGIRFIYTNTSHTENVAKAVTDKTKLIWIETPTNPLMNITDIAAVAAIAKKAGALLCVDNTFASPYLQNPIDQGADIVMHSATKYLGGHSDVVMGALMFNGDALRERLFFIQKSSGAVPGPMDCFLVLRGIKTLHVRMQRHCENGEKIARFLAAHDKIKKVYWCGFQDNPGYAVAQKQMRGFGGMMSFELKDDSVAAATKVLTSTKVIALAESLGGVESLINHPATMTHASIPREERIKYGLSDSLIRLSIGIEDAADLIADLEQALA